Proteins encoded in a region of the Melospiza georgiana isolate bMelGeo1 chromosome 2, bMelGeo1.pri, whole genome shotgun sequence genome:
- the OMP gene encoding olfactory marker protein — protein MAAGAGTLELPFTCDEQLTRRMRLRFQSLQQRNVRAQDGERLLHPNEHIFRVDFIQQHQLRFLRWDVQLERPGKVTVTGTSQLWTPDLTHLMNRQLLEPVGIFWKKPGAEEVLCNEADAQEFGERIAELAQIRKVMYFLLTFTGGLEPAQLKGSIVFKA, from the coding sequence ATGGCGGCTGGGGCAGGGACGCTGGAGCTGCCCTTCACCTGCGACGAGCAGCTGACGCGGCGCATGCGGCTGCGgttccagagcctgcagcaaaGGAACGTGAGGGCCCAGGACGGGGAGAGGCTGCTGCATCCCAATGAGCACATCTTCCGAGTGGATTtcatccagcagcaccagctgcgCTTCCTCCGCTGGGACGTGCAGCTGGAGAGACCCGGCAAGGTCACGGTGACGGGCACCTCCCAGCTCTGGACTCCCGACCTCACCCACCTGATGAACcggcagctgctggagccagtgGGAATCTTCTGGAAGAAGCCGGGGGCCGAGGAGGTGCTGTGCAATGAGGCAGATGCCCAGGAGTTTGGGGAGAGGATAGCAGAGCTAGCCCAGATCCGCAAGGTGATGTATTTTCTCCTCACTTTCACTGGCGGCCTCGAACCAGCTCAGCTGAAAGGCTCCATTGTTTTTAAAGCCTGA